One window from the genome of Actinoplanes teichomyceticus ATCC 31121 encodes:
- a CDS encoding sulfatase-like hydrolase/transferase: MTDQHRVDTLGAYGNPHVRTPNLDRLAATGTRFDRWYTPTAICTPARASLLTGQAPFRHRVLANQERNVGYREDLPDDAFTFGLALRERGYQCGLLGKWHASTARTPADYGFDGPHLPGWHNPVQHEDYLAYLTEHDLPPYEIHDRIRGTLPNGGPGNLLAARLRQPVEATFEHYLATRTIELLRRYAAEGKPFFLATHFFGPHLPYIVPDEYFDLIDPAVVELPASIAETFEGKPPVQRNYSAHWTFDTMPIEVTRKLIAVYWGYVSMIDHEIGRILTALDELGQTGATTVFFTCDHGEFTGAHRLHDKGPAMYEDIYRTPGIVRVPGAPAQARDEFVSLLDCTATILDLAGADPAPAVDSRSLVPLLRGEHPWWQPDIVGEFHGHHFPYPQRMLRDERYKLVVNPESVNELYDLQRDPDELSNVYRHPEMVPVRDRMLRRLYTLLVERDDRFYHWMTSMYPVGEVDHDPTLSGLDDLSYRS; encoded by the coding sequence ATGACCGACCAGCACCGGGTGGACACGCTCGGCGCGTACGGCAACCCGCACGTGCGCACCCCGAACCTGGACCGGCTCGCCGCCACCGGCACCCGGTTCGACCGGTGGTACACCCCGACCGCCATCTGTACCCCGGCCCGGGCCAGCCTGCTCACCGGGCAGGCCCCGTTCCGGCACAGGGTGCTGGCCAACCAGGAACGCAACGTCGGCTACCGGGAGGACCTGCCGGACGACGCGTTCACCTTCGGGCTCGCCCTGCGCGAGCGCGGCTACCAGTGCGGACTGCTCGGCAAGTGGCACGCCAGCACCGCCAGGACCCCGGCGGACTACGGCTTCGACGGCCCGCACCTGCCGGGCTGGCACAACCCGGTCCAGCACGAGGACTACCTGGCCTACCTGACGGAGCACGACCTGCCGCCGTACGAGATCCACGACCGGATCCGCGGGACGCTGCCCAACGGCGGGCCGGGCAACCTGCTGGCGGCCCGGCTGCGGCAGCCGGTCGAGGCGACCTTCGAGCACTACCTGGCCACCCGCACGATCGAGCTGCTGCGCCGGTACGCCGCCGAGGGCAAGCCGTTCTTCCTGGCCACCCACTTCTTCGGGCCCCACCTGCCGTACATCGTCCCGGACGAGTACTTCGACCTGATCGACCCGGCGGTGGTCGAGCTGCCCGCCTCGATCGCCGAGACGTTCGAGGGCAAGCCGCCGGTGCAGCGCAACTACAGCGCACACTGGACGTTCGACACCATGCCGATCGAGGTGACCCGCAAGCTGATCGCGGTCTACTGGGGATACGTGTCGATGATCGACCACGAGATCGGCCGGATCCTCACCGCGCTCGACGAGCTCGGCCAGACCGGCGCCACGACCGTCTTCTTCACCTGCGACCACGGCGAGTTCACCGGCGCGCACCGGCTGCACGACAAGGGCCCGGCGATGTACGAGGACATCTACCGCACCCCCGGCATCGTCCGCGTCCCGGGCGCTCCGGCGCAGGCCCGCGACGAGTTCGTCAGCCTGCTCGACTGCACGGCCACCATCCTCGACCTGGCCGGCGCGGACCCCGCCCCGGCGGTGGACTCGCGCAGCCTGGTCCCGCTGCTGCGTGGCGAGCACCCGTGGTGGCAGCCGGACATCGTCGGCGAGTTCCACGGCCACCACTTCCCGTACCCGCAGCGGATGCTGCGCGACGAGCGGTACAAGCTGGTGGTGAACCCGGAGTCGGTCAACGAGCTGTACGACCTGCAGCGCGACCCGGACGAGCTGTCCAACGTCTACCGCCACCCGGAGATGGTGCCGGTGCGCGACCGGATGCTGCGGCGGCTCTACACCCTGCTGGTGGAGCGGGACGACCGGTTCTACCACTGGATGACGTCGATGTACCCGGTCGGCGAGGTGGACCACGATCCGACGCTGAGCGGGCTCGACGACCTGTCGTACCGGTCATGA
- a CDS encoding methyl-accepting chemotaxis protein, whose product MSATEPPERRSLFADLAVRHKIGAIVLLGVLMSMISGALAIRALSRSAVAAQELYRKNLAGVVALADLETAAVATRNDLANLLISRTAADDAKYQQRVRDGFSAFAEGLSAYRLAGPAGAPATIARLESDWRDYRDVVENTQIANALAKRTEAYAQVRDERTAPLIDRVKAAFTELSGAESEDARTAADGAESAYRTNRNVIITVQVVGGALAVVLGVLVIRGVTGGLNRVRQVCAGLAAGDLTGRAGLRGNDEVAQMGRALDTALADLRRTVATIDRSATSLAGAADRVNEVTMAIAGSAEQATSQAQTVSAAAEEISRSVDTVSAGSEEMGASIREISQNAAEAAQVAGAAVGLAARTSATMNQLGESSTEIGNVVNTITAIAEQTNLLALNATIEAARAGEAGKGFAVVASEVKDLAQETARATEDISRRVQAIQADTAGAVGAIEEITRVIARISDFQTTIASAVEEQTATTAEMNRSVAEAAAGTGDIARNITGVADAARSTSDGVARSRETTAELTRMSSELTALVSGFRY is encoded by the coding sequence ATGAGCGCGACCGAGCCGCCCGAACGGCGCAGTCTCTTCGCCGACCTCGCCGTACGCCACAAGATCGGGGCGATCGTCCTGCTCGGCGTCCTGATGTCGATGATCTCCGGGGCCCTGGCCATCCGGGCGCTGAGCCGCTCGGCGGTCGCGGCCCAGGAGCTGTACCGCAAGAATCTGGCCGGGGTGGTGGCGCTCGCCGACCTGGAGACCGCCGCCGTGGCCACCCGCAACGACCTGGCCAACCTGCTGATCTCCCGGACCGCCGCCGACGACGCCAAGTACCAGCAGCGGGTCCGCGACGGGTTCAGCGCGTTCGCCGAGGGGCTGAGCGCCTACCGGCTGGCGGGCCCGGCCGGCGCCCCGGCCACCATCGCGCGGCTGGAGAGCGACTGGCGGGACTACCGGGACGTCGTGGAGAACACCCAGATCGCCAACGCGCTGGCGAAGCGGACCGAGGCCTACGCCCAGGTGCGCGACGAGCGGACGGCGCCGCTGATCGACCGGGTCAAGGCGGCGTTCACCGAGCTCAGCGGCGCCGAGTCGGAGGACGCCCGGACGGCTGCCGATGGGGCCGAGTCGGCCTACCGCACCAACCGGAACGTGATCATCACGGTGCAGGTGGTCGGCGGCGCCCTGGCCGTCGTGCTCGGTGTGCTGGTGATCCGCGGCGTGACCGGCGGGCTGAACCGGGTCCGCCAGGTCTGCGCCGGCCTGGCCGCCGGCGACCTGACCGGCCGGGCCGGGCTCCGCGGCAACGACGAGGTGGCGCAGATGGGGCGGGCGCTGGACACCGCCCTGGCCGACCTGCGGCGCACGGTGGCCACCATCGACCGGTCGGCGACCTCGCTGGCCGGCGCGGCGGACCGGGTCAACGAGGTGACCATGGCGATCGCCGGCTCGGCCGAGCAGGCCACCAGCCAGGCGCAGACCGTGTCGGCCGCGGCCGAGGAGATCTCCCGCAGCGTGGACACCGTGTCGGCGGGCAGCGAGGAGATGGGCGCCTCGATCCGGGAGATCTCGCAGAACGCCGCGGAGGCCGCGCAGGTGGCCGGGGCGGCGGTGGGCCTGGCCGCGCGTACCTCGGCGACGATGAACCAGCTCGGCGAGTCGTCCACCGAGATCGGCAACGTGGTCAACACGATCACCGCGATCGCCGAGCAGACCAACCTGCTGGCCCTCAACGCGACCATCGAGGCGGCCCGTGCCGGTGAGGCGGGCAAGGGTTTCGCGGTCGTGGCCAGCGAGGTGAAGGATCTGGCCCAGGAGACCGCGCGGGCCACCGAGGACATCTCCCGCCGGGTGCAGGCGATCCAGGCCGACACCGCCGGCGCGGTCGGCGCGATCGAGGAGATCACCCGGGTGATCGCCCGGATCAGCGACTTCCAGACCACCATCGCGTCCGCTGTGGAGGAGCAGACCGCGACCACCGCCGAGATGAACCGCAGTGTCGCCGAGGCGGCCGCCGGTACCGGCGACATCGCGCGCAACATCACCGGCGTGGCCGATGCGGCCCGGTCGACCAGCGACGGGGTGGCGCGGTCGCGGGAGACCACCGCCGAGCTGACCCGGATGTCGAGCGAGCTCACCGCGCTGGTCAGCGGCTTCCGCTACTAG
- a CDS encoding ROK family transcriptional regulator: MSATGGVHALVRRAHEERVLAILREHGTLSRAQIAARSGLSRTTLSEITGDLLGRGAIVKVTTDAHRRAGSGRPAELLALDPRSGQFLGVDLGHTRVRVVVADAAHEIIASGVAPYPAGTSLPARIRAGLALIERLGRERGLGLSALQAVGVGVTGPYPAGSARADVSAAFRERFGAPVLVDNNTRFAALAEAGTTDARDVLYIRLAAGIGGGLVVGGRLVTGAQGAAGEFGHVLAEPGGAACRCGKRGCLETVASTGAALAAAGVADLDRLAARRAEPAVAAAMDRIGEAVGRVLASAALILDPELIVIGGSLPRAVPAIVDRAARVIAAGRVPPGPWSAGTRSADHGTGGPGSAVRGGRVAAGPVPADREPGGAAGGSGPLVRAARLGDEDGALGAVAALYRRSPLLAGYSTLDGSTP; encoded by the coding sequence GTGTCGGCAACCGGAGGCGTCCACGCGCTGGTCAGACGGGCTCACGAGGAGCGCGTGCTGGCCATCCTGCGTGAGCACGGAACCCTGAGCCGGGCCCAGATCGCGGCCCGCTCGGGCCTGTCGCGCACCACGCTGTCCGAGATCACCGGCGACCTGCTGGGCCGCGGGGCGATCGTCAAGGTGACCACCGACGCGCACCGGCGGGCCGGCAGCGGACGCCCCGCCGAGCTGCTCGCCCTCGACCCGCGCTCGGGCCAGTTCCTCGGCGTCGACCTCGGGCACACCCGGGTGCGCGTGGTGGTCGCCGACGCGGCACACGAGATCATCGCGAGCGGGGTCGCGCCGTACCCGGCGGGGACGTCCCTGCCGGCGCGGATCCGCGCCGGACTCGCCCTGATCGAGCGGCTGGGCCGGGAGCGGGGCCTGGGCCTGTCCGCGTTGCAGGCGGTCGGGGTCGGGGTCACCGGCCCGTACCCGGCGGGCAGCGCCCGGGCGGACGTCTCCGCCGCGTTCCGGGAACGGTTCGGCGCTCCGGTGCTGGTGGACAACAACACCCGGTTCGCCGCGCTGGCCGAGGCCGGGACCACCGACGCGCGCGACGTGCTCTACATCCGGCTCGCCGCCGGCATCGGTGGCGGCCTGGTGGTCGGCGGGCGGCTGGTGACCGGGGCGCAGGGAGCGGCCGGCGAGTTCGGGCACGTGCTCGCCGAGCCGGGCGGCGCGGCCTGCCGTTGCGGCAAGCGTGGCTGCCTGGAGACGGTGGCCTCGACCGGGGCGGCGCTGGCCGCGGCCGGCGTCGCCGACCTGGACCGGCTGGCCGCACGCCGGGCGGAGCCCGCGGTGGCCGCGGCGATGGACCGGATCGGCGAGGCGGTGGGGCGGGTGCTCGCGTCGGCCGCGCTGATCCTCGATCCCGAGCTCATCGTGATCGGCGGCAGCCTGCCCCGCGCGGTCCCGGCGATCGTCGACCGCGCCGCCCGGGTGATCGCCGCCGGGCGGGTGCCGCCCGGCCCGTGGTCCGCCGGCACCCGCTCGGCGGACCACGGGACGGGCGGGCCGGGTTCGGCGGTGCGTGGTGGCCGGGTGGCCGCCGGGCCGGTGCCGGCGGACCGGGAGCCCGGCGGGGCGGCCGGTGGGTCCGGCCCGCTGGTGCGCGCCGCCCGGCTGGGCGACGAGGACGGGGCGCTGGGCGCGGTCGCCGCTCTCTACCGGCGTTCCCCGCTGCTGGCCGGATATTCCACTCTCGACGGGAGCACGCCATGA
- a CDS encoding formylglycine-generating enzyme family protein, with the protein MTVPAQVFRMGDAHGDGRPADGERPVHPVRVHAFTIDATPVTVADFRAFVTATGYRTEAESYGWSAVFHLAVTDPGRVVGRMAGAPWWLGVEGADWAHPDGPSSTAGDDHPVVHVSWHDARAYAAWAGRRLPSEAEWECAARGGRAGLRYPWGDTLPERWACNIWQGDFPARNTAEDGWVTTAPVRAYPPNDYGLYQPVGNVWEWCADWFSPGYYARSPVDDPRGPASGSSRVIRGGSYLCHDSYCNRYRNAARSSNTPDSSTGNTGFRTVAASGPANTGAHRDRPVRLRPPRSPGQA; encoded by the coding sequence GTGACCGTTCCCGCCCAGGTGTTCCGGATGGGCGACGCGCACGGCGACGGTCGTCCGGCCGACGGTGAGCGGCCGGTCCACCCGGTACGGGTGCACGCCTTCACGATCGACGCGACGCCGGTGACCGTCGCCGACTTCCGGGCGTTCGTGACCGCCACCGGCTACCGCACCGAGGCCGAGTCGTACGGCTGGTCCGCGGTGTTCCATCTGGCCGTCACCGACCCGGGGCGGGTGGTCGGGCGGATGGCCGGCGCCCCGTGGTGGCTGGGCGTCGAGGGCGCCGACTGGGCGCACCCGGACGGACCGTCCTCGACGGCCGGTGACGACCACCCGGTCGTGCACGTGAGCTGGCACGACGCGCGGGCGTACGCCGCGTGGGCCGGGCGCCGGCTGCCCAGCGAGGCGGAGTGGGAGTGCGCGGCCCGCGGCGGGCGGGCCGGGCTGCGCTACCCGTGGGGCGACACGCTGCCCGAGCGGTGGGCGTGCAACATCTGGCAGGGCGACTTCCCGGCCCGCAACACCGCCGAGGACGGGTGGGTCACCACCGCGCCGGTCCGCGCGTACCCGCCCAACGACTACGGGCTGTACCAGCCGGTCGGCAACGTGTGGGAGTGGTGCGCGGACTGGTTCTCGCCGGGGTACTACGCCCGGTCGCCGGTCGACGACCCGCGCGGGCCGGCGTCGGGCAGCTCCCGGGTGATCCGCGGGGGGTCGTACCTGTGTCACGACTCCTACTGCAACCGCTACCGCAACGCCGCCCGGTCGTCGAACACGCCCGATTCGTCGACCGGGAACACCGGCTTCCGGACCGTGGCCGCGTCCGGGCCGGCGAACACCGGCGCCCACCGGGACCGGCCGGTCCGGCTGAGACCGCCGAGGTCCCCGGGGCAGGCGTGA
- a CDS encoding TIGR03617 family F420-dependent LLM class oxidoreductase, with protein MLVDFTAPVAASPAETESAAVSAEQVGYDGFGAAETKHDVFTTLALVARATERISLQSGIAVAFARNPMTVAVLANDLQLISEGRFRLGLGSQVKPHIERRFAMPWSRPAARMEEFVAALRAIWHAWATGERLMFRGQFYQHTLMTEFFDPGPNPYGNPPVELAAVGERMTTVAGRVADGLLVHPLTSVAYLSERILPALRAARGGSLDDFTLGLSAMVVLGADEAQRARAEQAVRAQIAFYASTPAYRPVLEVHGWGELADRLNVLSRRQDWAAMAAEIGDDVLDAFAVSGDPAAVAAGLRDRFGATIDRISLYTPYEADRYQLAAVRSALRA; from the coding sequence ATGTTGGTTGACTTCACCGCTCCGGTCGCCGCGTCGCCGGCCGAGACGGAATCCGCCGCCGTTTCTGCGGAGCAGGTCGGTTACGACGGTTTCGGCGCGGCGGAGACCAAGCACGACGTCTTCACCACGCTGGCCCTGGTGGCCCGGGCCACCGAGCGGATCTCGCTGCAGTCCGGGATCGCGGTGGCGTTCGCCCGCAACCCGATGACCGTGGCGGTGCTCGCCAACGACCTGCAGCTGATCAGCGAGGGCCGGTTCCGGCTCGGTCTCGGATCCCAGGTCAAGCCGCACATCGAGCGCCGGTTCGCGATGCCGTGGAGCCGCCCGGCCGCGCGGATGGAGGAGTTCGTCGCCGCGCTGCGGGCGATCTGGCACGCCTGGGCCACCGGGGAGCGGCTGATGTTCCGCGGCCAGTTCTACCAGCACACCCTGATGACAGAGTTCTTCGATCCGGGCCCGAATCCGTACGGCAATCCGCCGGTCGAGCTGGCCGCGGTGGGGGAGCGGATGACCACGGTGGCCGGCCGGGTCGCCGACGGGCTGCTGGTGCACCCGTTGACCAGCGTCGCGTACCTCTCCGAGCGGATCCTGCCGGCGCTGCGCGCGGCCCGCGGCGGTTCCCTCGACGATTTCACGCTGGGCCTGAGCGCGATGGTCGTGCTCGGCGCCGACGAGGCGCAGCGGGCCCGGGCCGAGCAGGCGGTTCGCGCGCAGATCGCGTTCTACGCCTCCACCCCGGCGTATCGGCCGGTCCTCGAGGTGCACGGCTGGGGCGAGCTGGCCGACCGGCTCAACGTGCTGTCGCGCCGGCAGGACTGGGCCGCGATGGCCGCCGAGATCGGCGACGACGTGCTGGACGCGTTCGCGGTGTCCGGCGATCCGGCCGCGGTGGCGGCCGGGTTGCGCGACCGGTTCGGCGCGACCATCGACCGCATCTCGCTCTACACGCCGTACGAGGCGGACCGCTACCAGCTCGCCGCGGTCCGCTCCGCCCTGCGCGCCTAG
- a CDS encoding ABC transporter permease, with protein MTLLEADTGVTAPAPPGARRRGVPKAVLNLISVVLGVALWWGLSATGPDIPAPPVVLDRAVELIGDGTLGADVLASLRRVLAGFVLGVLLAVPVAFLMGWYAPVRALVEPWIQFFRTIPPLALIPMAIVLMGIEETPKIFVIFLASFLSCVIATLQGVLGVDRTLIDAARVLGSTDRVVLTRVVIPASSPFILVGMRIGLGSSWATLVAAELIAAQQGLGYRMQSAQLYYDLPTIFVGLISIGVLGLLMDRMLLLAERRLTAWQETR; from the coding sequence ATGACCCTGCTGGAAGCGGACACCGGGGTGACCGCCCCGGCGCCGCCGGGGGCGCGCCGCCGGGGCGTACCCAAGGCGGTCCTGAACCTGATCTCCGTCGTGCTCGGCGTGGCGCTGTGGTGGGGGCTGTCGGCGACCGGGCCGGACATCCCGGCGCCACCGGTGGTGCTGGACCGGGCGGTCGAGCTGATCGGGGACGGCACGCTGGGCGCCGACGTCCTGGCCAGCCTCCGGCGGGTGCTGGCCGGGTTCGTGCTGGGTGTGCTGCTCGCCGTGCCGGTCGCTTTCCTGATGGGCTGGTACGCCCCGGTCCGCGCCCTGGTCGAGCCGTGGATCCAGTTCTTCCGGACCATCCCGCCGCTCGCGCTGATCCCGATGGCGATCGTGCTGATGGGCATCGAGGAGACCCCGAAGATCTTCGTGATCTTCCTGGCCTCGTTCCTGTCCTGCGTGATCGCCACCCTGCAGGGCGTGCTCGGTGTGGACCGGACGCTGATCGACGCGGCCCGGGTGCTCGGCTCCACCGACCGGGTCGTGCTGACCCGCGTGGTGATCCCGGCGTCGTCGCCGTTCATCCTGGTCGGGATGCGGATCGGGCTCGGCTCGTCGTGGGCCACCCTGGTCGCCGCCGAGCTGATCGCCGCCCAGCAGGGCCTGGGTTACCGGATGCAGAGCGCGCAGCTCTACTACGACCTGCCGACCATCTTCGTCGGCCTGATCAGCATCGGCGTGCTGGGCCTGCTGATGGACCGGATGCTGCTGCTCGCCGAACGCCGCCTCACCGCCTGGCAGGAGACCCGATGA
- a CDS encoding aliphatic sulfonate ABC transporter substrate-binding protein: MKKLLAALAAASLLLVAACGDGDPAGGGEKSSSRVTFGYIADYNGTSLLAVAQDRKLWAKHGLAVTPKVFTNGPLQVTAMNAGDLDYGYIGPGAVWLPASGKAKIVALNSLGNADRVIAQPQITDLSRLRGKKVGVPEGTSGDMILTLALAKAGLTNTDIQRVPMDPATIVSAFAAGRIDAAGIWYPLLDNIKARKPDLVELARNDDFAAEVAFPTAFVAGNEAARDTARTTKVLQVLREAMDYRAAHPDETAALVAAMNKQTVEAVKADAANSRMLDTRTLDGYTADGTVTRWLTGMGDYFVGAGKLPANPDPKSYYLGDLFTGAAAK, encoded by the coding sequence GTGAAAAAGCTTCTCGCGGCGCTCGCCGCGGCGTCCCTGCTGCTCGTCGCCGCCTGCGGCGACGGCGACCCGGCCGGTGGCGGGGAGAAGTCGTCGAGCAGGGTGACGTTCGGCTACATCGCCGACTACAACGGTACGAGCCTGCTGGCCGTCGCCCAGGACCGCAAGCTCTGGGCGAAGCACGGCCTTGCGGTCACGCCCAAGGTGTTCACCAACGGTCCACTGCAGGTCACCGCGATGAACGCCGGTGACCTCGACTACGGCTACATCGGTCCGGGCGCGGTCTGGCTGCCCGCCTCCGGCAAGGCGAAGATCGTGGCGCTGAACTCGCTGGGCAACGCCGACCGGGTGATCGCGCAGCCGCAGATCACCGACCTGAGCCGGCTCAGGGGCAAGAAGGTCGGCGTCCCGGAGGGCACCTCGGGCGACATGATCCTCACCCTGGCGCTGGCCAAGGCCGGGTTGACGAACACCGACATCCAGCGCGTGCCGATGGACCCGGCCACCATCGTCTCGGCGTTCGCCGCCGGGCGGATCGACGCGGCCGGCATCTGGTACCCGCTGCTGGACAACATCAAGGCGCGGAAGCCGGACCTGGTCGAGCTGGCCCGCAACGACGACTTCGCCGCCGAGGTGGCGTTCCCGACCGCGTTCGTGGCCGGCAACGAGGCGGCCCGCGACACCGCCAGGACCACCAAGGTGCTCCAGGTGCTGCGCGAGGCGATGGACTACCGCGCCGCGCACCCGGACGAGACCGCCGCGCTGGTGGCCGCGATGAACAAGCAGACCGTGGAGGCGGTCAAGGCGGACGCCGCGAACAGCCGGATGCTGGACACCAGGACCCTGGACGGCTACACCGCCGACGGGACGGTCACCAGGTGGCTGACCGGGATGGGCGACTACTTCGTCGGCGCCGGGAAGCTGCCGGCCAACCCGGACCCGAAGTCGTACTACCTCGGTGACCTGTTCACGGGGGCCGCGGCGAAGTGA
- a CDS encoding P1 family peptidase, with protein MGEPQLLSAHAGNWTGGGTGVTVVLPPPGTVGSGEVRGGAPATREFDLLHPLRLVDRVDAVVLSGGSAFGLAAADGVMGVLRARGLGYPTALGPVPVVVGMSIFDASVAGRPPTSAAGRAAALAALRGDDLLLGTTGAGAGAATGGWRGRADPGGLGRADAPAGPARVTALVVVNAWGDVLGRDGRPVFGGGPGLRVATPFGRENTTIAVVLTDARLDKTGCHLLAQSGHTGFARALHPAHSRYDGDAVVALATGEVTAEVDLDLLRAVTTEVMVEAVRAAVTYP; from the coding sequence GTGGGTGAACCGCAGCTGCTCTCCGCGCACGCCGGCAACTGGACCGGTGGTGGCACCGGCGTCACGGTCGTGCTCCCGCCACCGGGCACGGTGGGCTCCGGCGAGGTGCGCGGCGGCGCTCCGGCCACCCGCGAGTTCGACCTGCTCCACCCGCTGCGTCTGGTGGACCGGGTGGACGCGGTGGTGCTCTCCGGCGGCTCCGCGTTCGGCCTGGCCGCCGCGGACGGGGTGATGGGCGTGCTGCGGGCGCGCGGGCTCGGCTACCCGACCGCCCTCGGCCCGGTTCCGGTCGTGGTCGGCATGTCCATCTTCGACGCCTCGGTGGCCGGGCGCCCGCCGACGTCCGCGGCCGGGCGCGCGGCGGCGCTCGCCGCGCTGCGCGGCGACGATCTCCTGCTGGGTACGACCGGAGCCGGCGCCGGGGCGGCCACCGGCGGGTGGCGCGGCCGGGCCGACCCGGGCGGCCTGGGCCGCGCCGACGCCCCGGCCGGCCCGGCCCGGGTGACCGCGCTCGTGGTGGTCAACGCCTGGGGCGACGTGCTGGGCCGGGACGGTCGGCCGGTCTTCGGCGGCGGCCCGGGACTTCGCGTGGCCACCCCGTTCGGGCGGGAGAACACCACGATCGCCGTGGTGCTCACCGATGCGCGCCTGGACAAGACCGGCTGCCATCTGCTCGCCCAGAGCGGGCACACCGGCTTCGCCCGGGCCCTGCACCCGGCCCACTCGCGTTACGACGGCGACGCGGTGGTCGCGCTGGCCACCGGGGAGGTGACCGCGGAGGTGGACCTGGACCTGCTGCGGGCGGTGACCACCGAGGTGATGGTCGAGGCCGTCCGGGCCGCGGTGACGTACCCCTGA
- a CDS encoding DUF427 domain-containing protein produces MTDRPRKQPGPDHPITVTPTGERVVVVVAGRVVADTDNALSLREATYPAVPYVPLADVDRTLLERTGTRTYCPYKGEASYYSIPLGGERSVDAVWEYPAPYDAVAQIKDHVAFYPDRVDSITIG; encoded by the coding sequence ATGACCGACAGGCCGAGGAAGCAGCCGGGCCCGGACCATCCCATCACCGTCACGCCGACCGGTGAGCGGGTCGTGGTGGTCGTCGCCGGCCGGGTGGTCGCCGACACCGACAACGCGCTCAGCCTCCGCGAGGCGACGTACCCGGCGGTGCCGTACGTGCCGCTGGCCGACGTCGATCGCACCCTGCTGGAGCGCACCGGCACGCGCACCTACTGCCCGTACAAGGGCGAGGCGAGCTACTACTCCATCCCGCTCGGCGGCGAGCGGTCGGTCGACGCGGTCTGGGAGTACCCGGCGCCGTACGACGCGGTCGCGCAGATCAAGGACCACGTCGCCTTCTACCCCGACCGGGTGGACAGCATCACCATCGGCTAG
- a CDS encoding ABC transporter ATP-binding protein → MITVDRVRKVFTLKNEEFVALGEVSLELADNEFVTVVGPSGCGKTTLMNILAGLETPTSGQALLDGEPVTGPGPERGVIFQQYALFPWLTVRENVEFGLRNQGVPRARRRVVADHFIALVGLERFADALPKTLSGGMKQRVAIARAYAVNPSILLMDEPFGAVDALTRVRLQEQLLATWSRDRRTVVFVTHDVDEAVFLANRVVVMAARPGRIAEIVDVDLPYPRTEQIRLSPQFTALRNRVWSAVHHQEPVP, encoded by the coding sequence ATGATCACCGTCGACCGGGTACGCAAGGTCTTCACGCTGAAGAACGAGGAGTTCGTCGCGCTCGGTGAGGTGTCGCTGGAGCTGGCCGACAACGAGTTCGTCACCGTCGTCGGCCCGTCCGGCTGCGGCAAGACCACGCTGATGAACATCCTGGCCGGCCTGGAGACCCCGACCAGCGGGCAGGCGCTGCTCGACGGCGAGCCGGTCACCGGTCCGGGCCCGGAACGCGGCGTGATCTTCCAGCAGTACGCGCTCTTCCCGTGGTTGACGGTCCGCGAGAACGTCGAGTTCGGGCTGCGCAACCAGGGTGTGCCGCGGGCCCGTCGGCGGGTGGTCGCGGATCACTTCATCGCGCTGGTCGGGCTGGAGCGGTTCGCCGACGCGCTGCCCAAGACGCTGTCCGGCGGCATGAAGCAGCGGGTGGCGATCGCCCGGGCGTACGCGGTGAACCCGTCGATCCTGCTGATGGACGAGCCGTTCGGCGCGGTCGACGCGCTGACCCGGGTCCGTCTGCAGGAGCAGCTGCTGGCCACCTGGAGCCGGGACAGGCGCACCGTCGTCTTCGTCACCCACGACGTGGACGAGGCGGTCTTCCTGGCCAACCGGGTGGTCGTGATGGCCGCCCGGCCCGGCCGGATCGCCGAGATCGTCGACGTGGACCTGCCGTACCCGCGTACCGAGCAGATCCGTCTCAGTCCGCAGTTCACCGCGCTCCGCAATCGGGTGTGGAGCGCCGTTCATCACCAGGAGCCCGTACCGTGA